The following coding sequences are from one Triticum dicoccoides isolate Atlit2015 ecotype Zavitan chromosome 4A, WEW_v2.0, whole genome shotgun sequence window:
- the LOC119288419 gene encoding F-box protein At4g00755-like isoform X6 has protein sequence MKDSSCSSSLSAAGLVDTSPTVFTMLDHPADLARASATIFTMLDDPADIARASAVSHSWRQFVIANQFSKLQCLRACPEVSTFMHVDVTTSGSSTTTTTRQDQPYRDHRVYTHLAHSLLSEYMPRDCIIHCIGASSTDEYPMETIENTLHRLDQLNFRPCYWSSRGNRDPAAPECLIYRLQADLCLVDEIKMKPYKALFQIGDPIYSAKSIRFQMGYPRSPLRPEALVCDENEGQLIDDRNYVWTYTSPEFPVLQHQHTTTIQGNKGENGDNKEQN, from the exons ATGAAGGATTCCTCCTGCTCGTCCTCCTTGTCGGCGGCGGGCCTCGTCGACACCTCACCCACCGTCTTCACCATGCTCGACCACCCAGCCGACCTCGCCCGCGCATCAGCCACCATCTTCACCATGCTGGATGACCCCGCCGACATCGCCCGCGCATCCGCCGTCTCACACTCCTGGCGTCAATTCG TTATTGCCAACCAGTTCAGCAAGCTGCAGTGCCTACGGGCCTGCCCGGAGGTGTCCACCTTCATGCACGTCGATGTCACCACCTCCGgctccagcaccaccaccaccacgcgccAGGATCAGCCCTACCGGGACCACAGGGTGTACACGCACCTCGCCCATAGCCTCCTCTCGGAGTACATGCCCAGGGACTGCATCATCCACTGCATCGGCGCGTCCAGCACTGACGAATACCCCATGGAGACCATCGAGAACACCCTTCACCGCCTCGACCAGCTCAACTTTAGACCCTGCTACTGGTCCAGCCGCGGCAACAGGGATCCCGCCGCGCCCGAGTGCCTCATATACAGGCTCCAGGCGGATCTGTGCCTCGTCGATGAGATCAAGATGAAGCCCTACAAAG CACTTTTCCAGATTGGTGACCCGATATATTcggcaaagagcatccggttccAGATGGGCTATCCAAGGTCACCGCTACGCCCTGAAGCACTTGTGTGTGATGAAAATGAGGGACAGTTGATTGACGACAGAAACTATGTCTGGACCTACACATCTCCAGAATTTCCAGTGCTGCAG CATCAACACACAACAACCATACAAGGAAATAAAGGTGAGAATGGCGACAACAAAGAGCAGAACTAG
- the LOC119288419 gene encoding F-box protein At4g00755-like isoform X4 → MKDSSCSSSLSAAGLVDTSPTVFTMLDHPADLARASATIFTMLDDPADIARASAVSHSWRQFVIANQFSKLQCLRACPEVSTFMHVDVTTSGSSTTTTTRQDQPYRDHRVYTHLAHSLLSEYMPRDCIIHCIGASSTDEYPMETIENTLHRLDQLNFRPCYWSSRGNRDPAAPECLIYRLQADLCLVDEIKMKPYKALFQIGDPIYSAKSIRFQMGYPRSPLRPEALVCDENEGQLIDDRNYVWTYTSPEFPVLQGPHVTCNSTIDSQLGGGCLLDASYNSTLDS, encoded by the exons ATGAAGGATTCCTCCTGCTCGTCCTCCTTGTCGGCGGCGGGCCTCGTCGACACCTCACCCACCGTCTTCACCATGCTCGACCACCCAGCCGACCTCGCCCGCGCATCAGCCACCATCTTCACCATGCTGGATGACCCCGCCGACATCGCCCGCGCATCCGCCGTCTCACACTCCTGGCGTCAATTCG TTATTGCCAACCAGTTCAGCAAGCTGCAGTGCCTACGGGCCTGCCCGGAGGTGTCCACCTTCATGCACGTCGATGTCACCACCTCCGgctccagcaccaccaccaccacgcgccAGGATCAGCCCTACCGGGACCACAGGGTGTACACGCACCTCGCCCATAGCCTCCTCTCGGAGTACATGCCCAGGGACTGCATCATCCACTGCATCGGCGCGTCCAGCACTGACGAATACCCCATGGAGACCATCGAGAACACCCTTCACCGCCTCGACCAGCTCAACTTTAGACCCTGCTACTGGTCCAGCCGCGGCAACAGGGATCCCGCCGCGCCCGAGTGCCTCATATACAGGCTCCAGGCGGATCTGTGCCTCGTCGATGAGATCAAGATGAAGCCCTACAAAG CACTTTTCCAGATTGGTGACCCGATATATTcggcaaagagcatccggttccAGATGGGCTATCCAAGGTCACCGCTACGCCCTGAAGCACTTGTGTGTGATGAAAATGAGGGACAGTTGATTGACGACAGAAACTATGTCTGGACCTACACATCTCCAGAATTTCCAGTGCTGCAG GGCCCGCACGTCACTTGCAActcgaccatcgactcgcaactcggtGGGGGGTGTTTACTCGATGCCAGTTACAACTCGACCCTGGATTCATAA
- the LOC119288419 gene encoding F-box protein At4g00755-like isoform X2, whose product MKDSSCSSSLSAAGLVDTSPTVFTMLDHPADLARASATIFTMLDDPADIARASAVSHSWRQFVIANQFSKLQCLRACPEVSTFMHVDVTTSGSSTTTTTRQDQPYRDHRVYTHLAHSLLSEYMPRDCIIHCIGASSTDEYPMETIENTLHRLDQLNFRPCYWSSRGNRDPAAPECLIYRLQADLCLVDEIKMKPYKALFQIGDPIYSAKSIRFQMGYPRSPLRPEALVCDENEGQLIDDRNYVWTYTSPEFPVLQDTNLRTNKISSICIENSCKQGKKCHHQHTTTIQGNKGENGDNKEQN is encoded by the exons ATGAAGGATTCCTCCTGCTCGTCCTCCTTGTCGGCGGCGGGCCTCGTCGACACCTCACCCACCGTCTTCACCATGCTCGACCACCCAGCCGACCTCGCCCGCGCATCAGCCACCATCTTCACCATGCTGGATGACCCCGCCGACATCGCCCGCGCATCCGCCGTCTCACACTCCTGGCGTCAATTCG TTATTGCCAACCAGTTCAGCAAGCTGCAGTGCCTACGGGCCTGCCCGGAGGTGTCCACCTTCATGCACGTCGATGTCACCACCTCCGgctccagcaccaccaccaccacgcgccAGGATCAGCCCTACCGGGACCACAGGGTGTACACGCACCTCGCCCATAGCCTCCTCTCGGAGTACATGCCCAGGGACTGCATCATCCACTGCATCGGCGCGTCCAGCACTGACGAATACCCCATGGAGACCATCGAGAACACCCTTCACCGCCTCGACCAGCTCAACTTTAGACCCTGCTACTGGTCCAGCCGCGGCAACAGGGATCCCGCCGCGCCCGAGTGCCTCATATACAGGCTCCAGGCGGATCTGTGCCTCGTCGATGAGATCAAGATGAAGCCCTACAAAG CACTTTTCCAGATTGGTGACCCGATATATTcggcaaagagcatccggttccAGATGGGCTATCCAAGGTCACCGCTACGCCCTGAAGCACTTGTGTGTGATGAAAATGAGGGACAGTTGATTGACGACAGAAACTATGTCTGGACCTACACATCTCCAGAATTTCCAGTGCTGCAG GACACTAACCTGAGAACCAACAAGATAAGCTCCATATGCATCGAAAATAGCTGCAAGCAAGGCAAGAAATGTCAT CATCAACACACAACAACCATACAAGGAAATAAAGGTGAGAATGGCGACAACAAAGAGCAGAACTAG
- the LOC119288419 gene encoding F-box protein At4g00755-like isoform X5, protein MKDSSCSSSLSAAGLVDTSPTVFTMLDHPADLARASATIFTMLDDPADIARASAVSHSWRQFVIANQFSKLQCLRACPEVSTFMHVDVTTSGSSTTTTTRQDQPYRDHRVYTHLAHSLLSEYMPRDCIIHCIGASSTDEYPMETIENTLHRLDQLNFRPCYWSSRGNRDPAAPECLIYRLQADLCLVDEIKMKPYKALFQIGDPIYSAKSIRFQMGYPRSPLRPEALVCDENEGQLIDDRNYVWTYTSPEFPVLQDTNLRTNKISSICIENSCKQGKKCHVWAV, encoded by the exons ATGAAGGATTCCTCCTGCTCGTCCTCCTTGTCGGCGGCGGGCCTCGTCGACACCTCACCCACCGTCTTCACCATGCTCGACCACCCAGCCGACCTCGCCCGCGCATCAGCCACCATCTTCACCATGCTGGATGACCCCGCCGACATCGCCCGCGCATCCGCCGTCTCACACTCCTGGCGTCAATTCG TTATTGCCAACCAGTTCAGCAAGCTGCAGTGCCTACGGGCCTGCCCGGAGGTGTCCACCTTCATGCACGTCGATGTCACCACCTCCGgctccagcaccaccaccaccacgcgccAGGATCAGCCCTACCGGGACCACAGGGTGTACACGCACCTCGCCCATAGCCTCCTCTCGGAGTACATGCCCAGGGACTGCATCATCCACTGCATCGGCGCGTCCAGCACTGACGAATACCCCATGGAGACCATCGAGAACACCCTTCACCGCCTCGACCAGCTCAACTTTAGACCCTGCTACTGGTCCAGCCGCGGCAACAGGGATCCCGCCGCGCCCGAGTGCCTCATATACAGGCTCCAGGCGGATCTGTGCCTCGTCGATGAGATCAAGATGAAGCCCTACAAAG CACTTTTCCAGATTGGTGACCCGATATATTcggcaaagagcatccggttccAGATGGGCTATCCAAGGTCACCGCTACGCCCTGAAGCACTTGTGTGTGATGAAAATGAGGGACAGTTGATTGACGACAGAAACTATGTCTGGACCTACACATCTCCAGAATTTCCAGTGCTGCAG GACACTAACCTGAGAACCAACAAGATAAGCTCCATATGCATCGAAAATAGCTGCAAGCAAGGCAAGAAATGTCATGTATGGGCAGTGTAA
- the LOC119288419 gene encoding F-box protein At4g00755-like isoform X1 → MKDSSCSSSLSAAGLVDTSPTVFTMLDHPADLARASATIFTMLDDPADIARASAVSHSWRQFVIANQFSKLQCLRACPEVSTFMHVDVTTSGSSTTTTTRQDQPYRDHRVYTHLAHSLLSEYMPRDCIIHCIGASSTDEYPMETIENTLHRLDQLNFRPCYWSSRGNRDPAAPECLIYRLQADLCLVDEIKMKPYKALFQIGDPIYSAKSIRFQMGYPRSPLRPEALVCDENEGQLIDDRNYVWTYTSPEFPVLQEDVLQSFKLPRQVLCIGGVVKVELLGRAQKQAIDGLYYVCVSHVQILGKPLSRELGVVPRGNGLVLNYYLDPRQRVIRG, encoded by the exons ATGAAGGATTCCTCCTGCTCGTCCTCCTTGTCGGCGGCGGGCCTCGTCGACACCTCACCCACCGTCTTCACCATGCTCGACCACCCAGCCGACCTCGCCCGCGCATCAGCCACCATCTTCACCATGCTGGATGACCCCGCCGACATCGCCCGCGCATCCGCCGTCTCACACTCCTGGCGTCAATTCG TTATTGCCAACCAGTTCAGCAAGCTGCAGTGCCTACGGGCCTGCCCGGAGGTGTCCACCTTCATGCACGTCGATGTCACCACCTCCGgctccagcaccaccaccaccacgcgccAGGATCAGCCCTACCGGGACCACAGGGTGTACACGCACCTCGCCCATAGCCTCCTCTCGGAGTACATGCCCAGGGACTGCATCATCCACTGCATCGGCGCGTCCAGCACTGACGAATACCCCATGGAGACCATCGAGAACACCCTTCACCGCCTCGACCAGCTCAACTTTAGACCCTGCTACTGGTCCAGCCGCGGCAACAGGGATCCCGCCGCGCCCGAGTGCCTCATATACAGGCTCCAGGCGGATCTGTGCCTCGTCGATGAGATCAAGATGAAGCCCTACAAAG CACTTTTCCAGATTGGTGACCCGATATATTcggcaaagagcatccggttccAGATGGGCTATCCAAGGTCACCGCTACGCCCTGAAGCACTTGTGTGTGATGAAAATGAGGGACAGTTGATTGACGACAGAAACTATGTCTGGACCTACACATCTCCAGAATTTCCAGTGCTGCAG GAAGATGTTCTGCAATCTTTCAAGTTACCACGCCAGGTTCTTTGTATTGGTGGGGTGGTGAAGGTTGAGCTTCTTGGGAGAGCTCAGAAGCAGGCAATTGATGGTCTCTACTACGTGTG TGTGTCTCATGTCCAAATACTGGGGAAGCCACTGTCACGAGAGCTCGGGGTTGTTCCTCGTGGAAATGGCCTAGTCCTGAATTACTATCTGGATCCCCGCCAGCGAGTCATCAGGGGATGA
- the LOC119288419 gene encoding F-box protein At4g00755-like isoform X3 — MTPPTSPAHPPSHTPGVNSFSKLQCLRACPEVSTFMHVDVTTSGSSTTTTTRQDQPYRDHRVYTHLAHSLLSEYMPRDCIIHCIGASSTDEYPMETIENTLHRLDQLNFRPCYWSSRGNRDPAAPECLIYRLQADLCLVDEIKMKPYKALFQIGDPIYSAKSIRFQMGYPRSPLRPEALVCDENEGQLIDDRNYVWTYTSPEFPVLQEDVLQSFKLPRQVLCIGGVVKVELLGRAQKQAIDGLYYVCVSHVQILGKPLSRELGVVPRGNGLVLNYYLDPRQRVIRG, encoded by the exons ATGACCCCGCCGACATCGCCCGCGCATCCGCCGTCTCACACTCCTGGCGTCAATTCG TTCAGCAAGCTGCAGTGCCTACGGGCCTGCCCGGAGGTGTCCACCTTCATGCACGTCGATGTCACCACCTCCGgctccagcaccaccaccaccacgcgccAGGATCAGCCCTACCGGGACCACAGGGTGTACACGCACCTCGCCCATAGCCTCCTCTCGGAGTACATGCCCAGGGACTGCATCATCCACTGCATCGGCGCGTCCAGCACTGACGAATACCCCATGGAGACCATCGAGAACACCCTTCACCGCCTCGACCAGCTCAACTTTAGACCCTGCTACTGGTCCAGCCGCGGCAACAGGGATCCCGCCGCGCCCGAGTGCCTCATATACAGGCTCCAGGCGGATCTGTGCCTCGTCGATGAGATCAAGATGAAGCCCTACAAAG CACTTTTCCAGATTGGTGACCCGATATATTcggcaaagagcatccggttccAGATGGGCTATCCAAGGTCACCGCTACGCCCTGAAGCACTTGTGTGTGATGAAAATGAGGGACAGTTGATTGACGACAGAAACTATGTCTGGACCTACACATCTCCAGAATTTCCAGTGCTGCAG GAAGATGTTCTGCAATCTTTCAAGTTACCACGCCAGGTTCTTTGTATTGGTGGGGTGGTGAAGGTTGAGCTTCTTGGGAGAGCTCAGAAGCAGGCAATTGATGGTCTCTACTACGTGTG TGTGTCTCATGTCCAAATACTGGGGAAGCCACTGTCACGAGAGCTCGGGGTTGTTCCTCGTGGAAATGGCCTAGTCCTGAATTACTATCTGGATCCCCGCCAGCGAGTCATCAGGGGATGA